A stretch of DNA from Mycobacteriales bacterium:
GCCGCCAACAAGCTCGGACGGGACATCGACAAGCCGCGCAACCTGGCTAAGAGCGTGACGGTCGAATAGCGGGCGTTAACTCGGAGCACGGGACCGTTCGGAAGAAAGTCAAAAGAATTTATTATCCCGAACGGTCCCGTGTTTCACGTCTCAGCCGGCCGGCACCAGCTCAGACCGGCACAACCTCGACCGGCGCGCCTTCGGCGGCGGTGTCCTCGTCCGGCGAGTCCTCCGCGGCGCGCGACTGCACCGCCGCGATCGACTCCCGCAGCTCCTCGGGGACGGCCTGCTCGCACCAGACGACCTTGCCGCTGTGCGTGCGGCGCGCGCCCCAGTGCTGCGCGAGCTGGGAGACGACGTGCAGGCCGCGGCCGTTCTCCGCGTCCTTGTCGACCTGGAGCACGCGGGGCAGCGCCGGGGAGGAGTCGTGCACCTCGCAGACCAGCGACTCCGGCTCGAGAACCAGGTGCAGCTTGATCTCACCGTTGGGCGCGTACCTGATCGCGTTGGTCACCAGCTCGGAGACGAGCAGCTCGGTGACCGGGAGCAGGTCCTCCAGGCCCCACCGCTTGAGCGGGTCGCGGACGAGTGACCGGGCGTGGCTGACCGACGTGAACTCCGGCTCGAGCGGGAAGCACTGCCGGTGGTCCTCGGGGATGCGCCTGAGCTTGGCGATGAGCACCGCGATGTCGTCGCGCTTGGCGTCGGCGTAGACGCCGTCCAGCGCCGTCTTGCACAGGTCTTCGAGGTCCTTCTCCGGCGCGCCGGGACCGAAGGCCGACTGCAGCCGGTCCAGGCCCTCGGAGATGTCGCGGTCACGCGATTCGACGAGCCCGTCGGTGTAGAGCACGAACAGCGAGCCGTCCTCGATCTTCACGATCTGGGTGTCGACTATGCCGTCGCCGATGCCGAGCGGCGGTGACGGGGTCACCTCGAGCAGCTCGTTGGTGCCGTCCGGGTGGACCAGCAGCGGCGGCAGGTGGCCGGCGACGGCCAGCTCGATCTCGCCGCTGACCGCGTCGTAGACCGCGTACGCGCAGGTGGCGAAGTGCGGCTCGCGTGCGCCGATGGTCTGCATGAGCTCGTCGAGCTGCTGCAGCGACTCGGCGGGCGGCAGCTCGAGCATGGCGAGGGTCTGGATGGCGGTGCGCAGCCGCCCCATGGTGACCGCGGCGCGGACCCCGTGCCCGGCGACGTCGCCGACG
This window harbors:
- a CDS encoding ATP-binding SpoIIE family protein phosphatase is translated as SPSSVEVKHRYLPGSELVEVGGDWYESIRLPGARVALVVGDVAGHGVRAAVTMGRLRTAIQTLAMLELPPAESLQQLDELMQTIGAREPHFATCAYAVYDAVSGEIELAVAGHLPPLLVHPDGTNELLEVTPSPPLGIGDGIVDTQIVKIEDGSLFVLYTDGLVESRDRDISEGLDRLQSAFGPGAPEKDLEDLCKTALDGVYADAKRDDIAVLIAKLRRIPEDHRQCFPLEPEFTSVSHARSLVRDPLKRWGLEDLLPVTELLVSELVTNAIRYAPNGEIKLHLVLEPESLVCEVHDSSPALPRVLQVDKDAENGRGLHVVSQLAQHWGARRTHSGKVVWCEQAVPEELRESIAAVQSRAAEDSPDEDTAAEGAPVEVVPV